The nucleotide window GGTTGCCCTAAGAGGTGGAACCTCTGTCTTTGGAGTTGTTCAAAACTCAGCTGAGCAACCTAACTAAATGAATATGCTCTGAGGaaggggttggactaggtgatctctagaggtccttttcaacctaaatTCTTCTGTGGGTCTATGAAAAAGTTAAATGTtcaatttttcattataattatttAATAGAGGATCAATTACGTTGCATTAGGTAAACACAAGGACTTAATTTCCATGTTAATTAATTGCATTATAGCTATGTTTGAGCTGAATAATGTGCACCCTGCTCTGAACAGCCTACCTCACTCCCTTCAAGCAGAGCTTGTGATAGGAGTAACCTGATGGGCTGTTACTCTTTACTCTGTCTCACTGAATCAGTAGGAACTCtaataacagcaacaataagTAATCCTAAAGCATTTCTGTGCACCTCTGCACTAACGCCAGGGAGCCAAAGCCTGCAAACTTCAAAGCTTTAACAAATACTAACTTACTAATTTGTCATATCTGACAATCAATTCCTCTATATCATTAATGGTATTTCAAGGAGATTGTTTGTAAAAGCTCATCTTCACTTTCAGCATTTTAGCTGAAAACCTTCACAAGCATGAATAGTGTACCAGGTGCTTTATACAAGACACTGATATAATCAGATTTCATACAGTTGTCAGTAGCATAGATGACTTTCAGTGGtggtttcagcctccagttttaaACGATTAAAAATTCCTTTCCCTATAACAAGCAGTcttccttcccccctctccccctccagtTTCTGGCTCCTTCACTTTCAAGTGTGTTAACCAGTTTAAAAGCCTTCAATTCTGTATATGAGTAGCtcctgtgatatttttttttttttttactgcaaaacaCGTAATTGTTTGGAATGGTGCAGATTCCACTAACATAATCAAAGTAggcctatttttttaaatgggttgCACCCTTCATTCAGACCCATATCTATTTCATTAATAAACCCAAAACAAAGGATGATACAACTCAAAATATAATCCAAAGTGCACATTACAGCCATTGCTTTTGAAGCCCAAAAGAAATGCAGGAAGCAAAACTATGAGAAGACAGCTGCTTTCTTGACTAGTATAGTAACAAAGCAAGCCCTCAAAGCTAACAGGCATTAAGATGTGGCATGAATAAATTGAGAAGTAGCTGATGCAGAAAATAGAGAAGGTGCATTTTCTCCTGTGCTTCCAGTAAGTCAGAGGACATGGCTTTGCCAAGGCTATTACTGGCCATCAAAACTACAGCAAAGTTTGGGCACGCTGTCTATGCAGTGTAATTACTAAAGCAGACAGATACATACTTCATGAAGAATTTAACAAATGGCCACTCCCTCTAGAGACGGGAGGGTGGGGAATTACTAAGGGAACCCCTACCTGCATTTTGGAAGTTAAATACAAACCTAAATGGGTTTGAAATAAGTGCATACCATCAGCTGCATTTGAAGCTCATTCAGCCTTCACAGCCATCCTTTTCCTGACGACAGCCTCCAGCAATCCATCACTCTGTTACTTCCCGACACAGGAGTTGCACCTGAACCTTTGCACGCAACAGCCCCGTGGTCCCCGAAACCCTCCATTCCcttttttcagcctgtttctcCTTTGATCCTCCACATCTCACTACATGTGTTCAACAACACAAGTGCATTAGACCTCTTAAATCACTTACAGACTGTACTGCTTCACAACCCCTTTAGTTTCATCTCTGAGCTTAGAAACCTCTTTTTATGCCATTTGTCATAGATATGGAACAAACTTGTATTTATGTGCTGTTTTGTCCTTCAGGCAAGAACAGCTCCTCAAACAGCTCCATCTTCCCTGCCACCTGAGTCATTCATTAAAGACTTATGAAATGTGTGCTAATACAGCAGATTGTCTAAGAAACCAAGTGTTTTATGGCAAGATGTTTTTCAGCCTGCAAAACCAGACATGGTTATTTCGCAGATTGATCCTCAGTATATCTCACACAGTTGAGAACATGGCACAAGTTATCAAAGTTAGTCAGATGTTTATTCAGGATGACTAACAGTTTGGCAAGTTAGCGCTTTCCACCAACACGGGGAGCAGAAACCTTGACTGGCTTCACAATCTTCTGCTTCGGTGCTGCCTTTGTAGGAGCCTGCAGAGAAATAATAAAGTATGAGCAAAGAGAAGCAATTTATCTGCAGTCCTGAAAGTGTCCCTGTGTATTTAGGATTCTTGACAGAAATGAGGCAATTTAAATCAAATCAGGTTAGAATTAGACTAGAATTACAATCTATCAGATTAGAATGATATGAACAGATGGTTACACAGATATCACTGTAAGCCTACAACATGTATGATGCCAACATACAGTATCAATTCATAAATAATAATGACATACATACTTGCATTCATCAATATATTGTTACCAAGTTCCTAGATACTAGACACATCCAGACAAGCTTTTAGCCATCAAGAATCTATGACATATATATGGTCGGAAAGTTCTTTTACTGTAATGtttatttctgctgtaaaaaAGGTTCAATCTATTCAGCTGTTTGGGTATATTTAACTTTAGTACACAAGTCTGGTCAGGGTGCTTCCAGATCAAAAAAGATAAGCAAATGCTTCTTCCAAACACAAATGGGAATTTCCAATTAAGTGCTGCAACAGAATGTTGTGTTACAACACAGtatatttcatttcattatttctgtccACCCATTGCATCTTACCTTTGCAGCAGAAACAGCCGTTTTCTTGGTTGCCTGCTTAGCCTTCTTGGCTTCTTTTGCAGCCCTGTTAATTCACAGAAAAAGTAACTGTTATCCATGTCTGACATTCAGTTTCTTTGTCTCAGCACTGGAAAAACTCCCTGAGATCGAGAAAGGAATGCATTATTTCAGGTTTATCCTCTGCATTCAGTACCTCTAGGGAGACTATATTTTCACAAAGAGAAAGGCCAAGAAGAGACCCTTCTCTGCTACTATCTCTTGCTGAGATTTACTCAGTATTACCTCTAAATATActgattttacaaaaaaaacccaaaccataaaaAGACTTGTAAAACACAGAGCTCATCTAGAGTTTAAGCTTTTGTATGAAAAGCATTAATAATCTTTGAAAAGCCTGGGATAGCTCCACTTATCTCCGGTTTCTCACCTAATAGCTTGTTCCCTCTGTGCCTTTCGTACTTCAGGCTTCTGATTTCGTTTAGCCATAATCTCAGCTAAAGATGCACCAGTGATAGCTCTCTGAAACTTAACAGCACGACGTGTGCGCTTCTTTTGTATCTCTTCCTAAAATGGCAGAAGATGAAGACAGACAATTAGTATCACAAGATCTTAaacaaaaggctaaaaacaaTTATAGGAACAAGCTGCTATCAAGATTGAAGCTATTATAAAACTCTATACCGAAGTAGAATTTTACTCCTCGCTTTGGAGATAACGGATTTCTTGATTTACCAAAGCAGATCAATAGCTAAGAAAGAACAATGTATTCTCCCTTCCaaggtatataaaaaaaaaatcctttggaaGGATGTCAGAAGTTCAGTTTTCTGTAACtccccaagaaaaaaagaaagggggggtgGGGATAAAGTCCACTTTGATGGAATCTTCTGAAAGAAAGA belongs to Strix uralensis isolate ZFMK-TIS-50842 chromosome 2, bStrUra1, whole genome shotgun sequence and includes:
- the RPL24 gene encoding large ribosomal subunit protein eL24, which produces MKVELCSFSGYKIYPGHGRRYARTDGKVFQFLNAKCESAFLSKRNPRQINWTVLYRRKHKKGQSEEIQKKRTRRAVKFQRAITGASLAEIMAKRNQKPEVRKAQREQAIRAAKEAKKAKQATKKTAVSAAKAPTKAAPKQKIVKPVKVSAPRVGGKR